A window of the Desulfobacula toluolica Tol2 genome harbors these coding sequences:
- a CDS encoding efflux RND transporter periplasmic adaptor subunit: MASALEKGDGNLQAKVAQPQQPVPVVTVSLITDKIVNLPMDHVGRVVALQSVDLQARVEGTLEQVKFQEGGAVKAGETLFVIEQNSYLSQVKADQARVAEANAALRKAEQYRKRLESVRKGGISKTELETARADEQQAQAALDVANATLSLSKLNLDYTTIKAPISGRIGIANITKGNLVGPNSDTLARIVQMDPVRVRYSVSESHVVSVQQELKRKGISADDLGKTKEVIIPRIRLSNGTMYDLPGKIEFAANEIDANTGTLPVYAIFDNPDFLLRPGQFVNVLITSSKPETKPVVPQAAVLEDVDGPYVFVVNQNNQVQPRHITIGVALETEWAVEEGLMAGETIVISGIQKIRPGMVVETVPSKTP; encoded by the coding sequence ATGGCTTCGGCCTTGGAGAAAGGAGATGGAAATCTCCAGGCCAAAGTGGCTCAGCCGCAGCAACCGGTGCCCGTTGTCACCGTTTCCCTGATTACAGATAAAATCGTTAATCTTCCCATGGACCATGTAGGGCGTGTGGTTGCGTTACAATCGGTGGACCTTCAGGCCAGGGTAGAAGGAACTCTTGAGCAGGTTAAATTCCAGGAAGGAGGCGCTGTTAAAGCTGGAGAAACCCTCTTTGTCATCGAACAAAATTCATATCTTTCCCAGGTCAAAGCGGATCAGGCAAGGGTGGCAGAAGCCAATGCGGCATTGCGAAAAGCGGAGCAATATCGAAAACGGTTGGAGTCCGTCCGCAAAGGTGGAATTTCCAAAACCGAGCTTGAGACAGCCCGTGCCGATGAACAACAGGCCCAGGCGGCCCTGGATGTCGCAAACGCAACCCTTTCATTATCAAAACTCAATCTGGATTATACCACCATAAAAGCCCCTATCAGTGGGCGTATCGGTATTGCGAACATCACCAAAGGCAACCTTGTTGGACCAAATTCCGACACCCTGGCCCGAATTGTTCAGATGGATCCGGTTCGAGTCCGCTACTCTGTCAGCGAAAGTCATGTTGTCTCTGTCCAACAGGAGTTGAAAAGAAAAGGGATCAGCGCGGATGATCTTGGTAAAACGAAAGAGGTCATCATTCCCAGAATCCGACTTTCCAATGGCACCATGTATGATCTGCCGGGAAAAATTGAATTTGCGGCAAACGAAATCGATGCCAACACCGGAACCCTTCCCGTCTATGCAATATTCGACAATCCGGATTTTCTGTTACGCCCTGGTCAATTTGTCAACGTTCTAATCACTTCATCCAAACCGGAAACCAAGCCGGTGGTTCCCCAGGCAGCAGTCCTGGAAGACGTTGATGGTCCCTATGTTTTTGTGGTGAACCAAAACAATCAAGTGCAACCGCGTCACATAACAATTGGTGTGGCTCTAGAGACAGAATGGGCAGTTGAAGAGGGCTTGATGGCTGGAGAAACAATTGTAATCTCCGGTATTCAAAAAATCAGACCAGGAATGGTCGTTGAAACAGTGCCCTCTAAGACTCCTTAA
- a CDS encoding TetR/AcrR family transcriptional regulator, translating to MATYTSGDQTRELLISAAGELAALNGFSNVSIRAVANRAQRNIGSIHYHFKSKQELFKAVIRSATRASREYPPEKVLEEFEGRLHLPEIQAKAIRHMVHRSISVIFNAKKPWWHSRIIYQTMQHKDELWEMLHQELIEPEIKITQQLFKLIKPDLSDEDTFVHTMVMKTPIFFHADNSYSILIYLEKENYSKSYLQKMEDIIVVQTQLLLGLPTDKTLYAKNKNGE from the coding sequence ATGGCAACCTACACCAGCGGCGATCAGACACGGGAGCTTTTGATTTCAGCCGCAGGAGAACTTGCGGCCCTGAACGGATTTTCCAATGTATCCATCAGGGCTGTGGCCAACAGGGCACAGCGCAATATCGGAAGTATCCACTACCATTTCAAGTCCAAACAAGAGTTGTTTAAAGCTGTTATTCGTTCAGCCACCCGTGCCAGCCGGGAGTACCCCCCTGAAAAGGTGTTGGAGGAATTTGAAGGCCGGCTGCACCTGCCCGAGATTCAGGCAAAGGCCATAAGACATATGGTTCACAGGAGTATTTCAGTCATTTTCAATGCAAAAAAACCCTGGTGGCACAGCCGAATAATCTATCAGACCATGCAGCACAAGGATGAACTCTGGGAAATGCTGCACCAGGAACTGATAGAGCCTGAAATTAAAATTACCCAACAATTGTTTAAACTCATAAAACCTGATCTGTCGGACGAGGATACCTTTGTTCACACCATGGTCATGAAAACACCAATCTTTTTCCATGCAGATAACTCTTATAGTATTTTAATCTATTTGGAAAAAGAGAACTATTCAAAATCCTATCTTCAAAAAATGGAAGATATAATTGTCGTTCAGACCCAGCTGCTTCTGGGGCTTCCCACAGATAAAACACTTTATGCTAAAAATAAAAACGGAGAATAA